In Candidatus Polarisedimenticolaceae bacterium, a genomic segment contains:
- a CDS encoding sensor histidine kinase codes for MNRRFSATSNGPPAVIKSQPVLKPTASRGASARLRPIDLASLRRELKREVQRRQDLQKSLASSQRHYDELLKRSARMEEHLRRLSHEILSAQEEERKRISRELHDEIGQILTAVNVKLAALRVESANNTTGIETKIAVTQRLVERSMNSVHQFARQLRPPLLDDLGLIPALRSSMKEFTKRTRVRIQFTAFAAVERLSSDKRTVLFRVVQEALTNVAKHARARAVRVSIVKLRGTVRMEIHDDGRSFSVERELAAVRIHGLGLLGMRERVEMVGGSFVVESAPGSGTIVRAEIPFGESRRRPTRAPKRGRS; via the coding sequence GTGAATCGCCGATTTAGCGCCACCTCGAACGGGCCGCCGGCAGTCATCAAGTCGCAACCCGTGTTGAAGCCGACAGCCAGCCGCGGCGCGAGCGCGCGCCTCCGGCCCATCGACCTCGCATCCCTAAGACGGGAATTGAAGCGGGAGGTCCAACGCCGGCAGGATCTCCAGAAATCGCTCGCGTCGAGCCAACGACACTACGACGAGCTGCTGAAGAGATCCGCCCGCATGGAGGAGCACCTGCGGCGCCTTTCCCACGAGATCCTCTCGGCGCAAGAAGAAGAGCGGAAGCGGATCAGCCGCGAGCTTCACGACGAGATCGGCCAGATCTTGACCGCCGTCAACGTGAAGCTGGCGGCTTTGAGGGTCGAGTCCGCGAACAACACGACGGGCATAGAGACGAAAATCGCCGTCACGCAGCGGCTGGTCGAGCGATCGATGAACAGCGTGCACCAATTCGCCCGGCAGCTACGGCCGCCCCTGCTCGACGACCTCGGACTCATTCCGGCGCTCCGCTCGTCGATGAAGGAGTTTACGAAGCGGACGCGCGTCCGGATCCAGTTCACCGCGTTTGCGGCAGTCGAGCGGCTGAGTAGCGACAAGCGAACGGTGCTCTTTCGCGTCGTCCAAGAGGCTCTGACCAACGTCGCAAAGCACGCACGCGCGCGTGCGGTGCGCGTGAGCATCGTCAAGCTCAGGGGGACGGTGCGCATGGAAATCCACGATGACGGCAGGTCGTTTTCGGTCGAGCGCGAGCTGGCCGCCGTGAGGATCCATGGCCTCGGACTACTCGGCATGAGAGAACGGGTCGAGATGGTCGGCGGCAGCTTCGTCGTCGAGTCGGCGCCGGGCAGCGGCACGATCGTGCGTGCGGAGATTCCATTCGGGGAGAGCCGCCGGCGGCCGACGCGCGCACCGAAGAGAGGCCGGTCGTGA
- a CDS encoding response regulator transcription factor: MTPITVLLAEDHAVVREGLRALLAIERDIVVVGEAGNGRQAVQRSKALRPAVVVMDIAMPLLNGLEAARQILKALPETKILVLSAHGDDEYVEQVIALGALGYLVKQTSALVLAKAIREVHKGNTYFSPAISKRLTERRESTIHGASGRRRKQDVRLTSREVEILQLIAEGKANKQTAAELGISIKTVEKHRQALMGKLGIHDTAGLTRYALAAGIIEGGVRFTIE, translated from the coding sequence GTGACGCCGATCACCGTTCTACTCGCCGAAGACCATGCCGTCGTCCGTGAAGGCCTTCGGGCGCTGCTCGCGATCGAACGCGACATCGTCGTCGTCGGCGAGGCCGGAAACGGCCGTCAGGCGGTGCAGCGGAGCAAGGCGTTGCGGCCGGCGGTCGTCGTGATGGATATCGCCATGCCGCTACTCAACGGACTCGAGGCCGCGCGGCAGATCCTCAAGGCTCTGCCCGAGACCAAGATTCTCGTTCTGTCCGCTCACGGTGACGATGAGTACGTCGAGCAGGTGATCGCGCTCGGCGCTCTCGGCTACCTTGTGAAGCAGACCTCGGCGCTCGTGCTCGCCAAAGCCATCCGGGAAGTTCACAAGGGGAACACGTACTTCAGTCCCGCGATCTCGAAACGCCTCACGGAACGCCGTGAGAGCACGATCCATGGAGCCTCGGGTCGAAGGAGGAAGCAAGACGTCCGCCTGACCTCGCGTGAGGTCGAGATCCTCCAGCTGATCGCCGAGGGAAAGGCCAACAAGCAAACCGCGGCCGAGCTGGGCATCAGCATCAAGACGGTCGAGAAGCATCGCCAGGCACTCATGGGCAAGTTGGGTATCCACGACACCGCCGGACTCACCCGCTACGCCCTCGCGGCGGGAATCATCGAGGGCGGCGTGCGATTCACGATCGAATAG
- a CDS encoding erythromycin esterase family protein — translation MATETSSPPDPVSVWVKAEFAPLGGIEPGKPNGDLRRILAPIIGQARVVALGEPEHGIHEFLDLRNRVVELLVTEMGVTAIAAETGYSESVAVDDYVLGRENPGPEDLRRVVASVFSWSGGTAYPENQALLSWLRTYNSRASVTRKVCFYGLDLTGGRGGRFVETHLAFDAALAYLAKVDAPQEQAFRGRLTSFLPRFSSEGYPSLSGPEQETLTSAIDDLSSLFQRRRAVWTEKTSTEAFERAAHQVTVVSQLNANFRAATAESNPQAQRESAMAENLGWVLDREGPKGRVFLYVANWHASKGPMVTDRWGSALGEYLRTLLGADYVSIAGTYAQNDDGSASSPSTAPEAGSVAALLSQLHVQRGILSLRHVPRDGPVADWFAVQRPLRAGRNDGLIVNKAFDAVVFVGTVHPATQPPA, via the coding sequence ATGGCAACCGAAACGTCGAGCCCGCCTGACCCCGTCTCCGTGTGGGTGAAGGCGGAGTTCGCGCCGCTTGGTGGGATCGAGCCCGGCAAGCCGAACGGTGACCTACGCCGGATCCTCGCACCGATCATCGGTCAAGCTCGGGTCGTCGCCCTCGGCGAGCCCGAGCACGGGATCCACGAGTTCCTCGATCTCCGCAATCGGGTGGTCGAGCTCCTCGTGACCGAGATGGGCGTCACGGCGATTGCGGCGGAGACCGGCTACTCGGAGTCGGTGGCCGTCGACGACTACGTTCTCGGACGTGAGAATCCAGGTCCGGAGGATCTGCGCCGCGTGGTGGCGTCGGTATTCTCCTGGTCCGGCGGCACCGCCTACCCCGAGAATCAAGCGCTGCTCTCGTGGCTCCGCACGTACAACTCCCGTGCGTCCGTGACCCGCAAAGTGTGCTTTTACGGACTCGACTTGACCGGCGGGCGCGGGGGGCGATTCGTCGAGACGCATCTCGCGTTCGACGCGGCCCTCGCCTATCTGGCCAAGGTCGACGCGCCGCAGGAGCAAGCGTTCCGAGGGCGACTCACGTCCTTCCTGCCCCGGTTCTCGAGCGAAGGCTACCCATCGCTCTCCGGTCCCGAGCAAGAGACACTGACATCCGCGATCGACGACCTGTCGAGCCTCTTCCAACGCCGCCGAGCCGTCTGGACCGAAAAGACCTCGACGGAGGCCTTCGAGCGTGCGGCGCATCAGGTCACCGTGGTCTCGCAGCTGAACGCGAACTTCCGCGCGGCGACCGCCGAGAGCAATCCGCAGGCACAGCGAGAGAGCGCGATGGCGGAGAACCTCGGTTGGGTTCTCGACCGCGAAGGGCCCAAGGGGCGCGTGTTCCTCTACGTCGCCAACTGGCACGCCAGCAAAGGGCCGATGGTCACCGATCGCTGGGGCTCGGCGCTGGGGGAGTACCTTCGGACTCTACTGGGAGCCGACTACGTATCGATCGCCGGCACCTACGCGCAGAATGACGACGGCTCCGCGTCGAGCCCGTCGACCGCGCCCGAAGCCGGAAGCGTCGCCGCGCTGTTGTCGCAGCTTCACGTCCAGCGGGGGATCCTCTCGTTGCGCCACGTTCCTCGCGATGGCCCTGTCGCCGATTGGTTCGCGGTGCAACGTCCGCTGCGGGCGGGGAGGAACGACGGATTGATCGTGAACAAGGCCTTCGACGCCGTCGTGTTCGTCGGCACGGTTCACCCCGCCACGCAGCCGCCAGCGTGA
- a CDS encoding proprotein convertase P-domain-containing protein, which yields MRRSGRVRLSLAFTFIAITAAVAFQVKPPSGRFDTLVIPDPSTVSGVATTPDDALPAQDTLRTGWSVFRATHGQQWRVWLDRRSGAPMLVEGSGLKLIDGSTTLDRLEALTRQFASSNRTLLLANDSELVLNRAASVQFGQDSWQVVFDRYVSGVPVLGDRYLFAISHGNLVQFGAPRWTKITGSPVPEIDAAAARDRLKAYMGITAHDTVKVLESGALQMLPVRVGEGAGAVPGPYNGTVGAGYQSRLIWRVGLEIVNEPGQWIGLVDASDGAIVAFFDDNEYAQVKGGVFPVSNDGNAPDGIEKPAYPMPFADIAIGASNNITNSMGSFTCSPGGSNATTHLAGQYVRVNDTCGPISQSVSCDADLDLGVSAGTDCTVPPGGSPGDTHAARSSFYHLNRISEHARPWLPNNTWLTQQLTDNVNLNQTCNAYWNGSTVNFFKSGGGCANTGEIAGVFLHEWGHGLDQNDGGGTDNPGEAYGDITALMSTHVSCVGRGFFQSGNCSGYGDACLNCTGIRDQDWDMHASHTPATPQGFLTNNCGGGGGPCGKEVHCEGYVSAETLWDLATRDLPASGLDTASSWQLADKLWYKSRNGSGGNAYTCALPNSDGCASTSWFSKIRVQDDDDGNLSNGTPHAAAIFAAFNRHHIACGNAGDASNQSSSSCPSIAAPVLTTTAGSSSASLSWTPVANAATYRILRNDAGCDAGSAIIATVNAPTTTYTDSGLANGFTEYYHVQAVGTNTNCDGVLSDCSNVAPQPFAGTVKLDAGAYNCASLITVTVTDANIGSTTTTVKITSNAEPLGETVTLTQVNGSANYLGTISTTSSPAGADGLLSVADGNTITATYIDADDGQGGTNLTRTATAGADCLAPLISNVQATSITGTGARITWSTNESSNSVVHYGPSAPPGGTAFNASPAVNHTVDLNGLAECTPYLFSVQSSDAVANLAVDDNGGSYYPFTTVKNVQPSYPYNGLPVSIPDNNPIGATASIIIPDSKQIVDLNVTVDNLTHTSDGELTLHIIGPDNTDVVLSAGHGGSGHNYTATTFDDAAVIPISSGSAPFTGTFRPDQPLSAFNGKNAAGTWKFFVVDSGSGDIGTINAVTLTFTFPAAACGPHAAYRTHGVVGDACPAGGAPGNSIWEAGETVNFKVNLQNDGSTTLTGVTATVVPLTAGVAMTDPSASYPSMGPNTNADSIAPHFTAKLSTAIICGTTITFRLDVTANEGSWSSTFIQTVGQPYPPSTGTALSEAFASGIPNTWTVVDGGRGGGAAATWTTANPGGRSIVSPMAAPVPIVDSGFAGGGSSQDEQLITPNMDLSLTTSVTLVFDEHFHVTSGQDNSIGDVDVQSSKTGGAWVNVLRHQGGSTPNPAHQSFDITSQAAGATNVKVRFHYWQGKSDGWWQVDNVQVNTVSTGGCNQVVCPGGPTSVKPVPDGAFGAGMTATRSAADGSQIGLAWDVSTCVSTGYHVLYGDLAAVASSTVSGSVCGLGASGSYAWTSVPGSNLWFVVAADDGTATEGSWGTTSSGERGGTSASGQCGMSTRNNSGSCP from the coding sequence ATGCGTCGATCTGGACGGGTTCGTCTGTCACTGGCCTTCACCTTCATCGCCATCACGGCGGCGGTCGCCTTCCAAGTCAAGCCACCGAGCGGTCGTTTCGACACGCTCGTCATCCCCGACCCGAGCACCGTGTCGGGCGTCGCGACGACGCCGGACGACGCTCTCCCCGCCCAGGACACCCTGCGCACGGGGTGGAGCGTCTTCCGCGCGACTCACGGCCAGCAATGGCGCGTCTGGCTCGACCGGCGCTCCGGGGCGCCGATGCTCGTCGAAGGGTCCGGGCTGAAATTGATCGATGGGTCGACGACTCTCGATCGCCTCGAAGCGCTCACGCGGCAGTTCGCATCGTCGAACCGCACGCTCCTCCTGGCGAACGACTCGGAGCTGGTGCTCAATCGTGCCGCCTCGGTCCAGTTCGGACAGGACTCGTGGCAGGTCGTCTTCGACCGCTACGTCTCCGGCGTTCCGGTCCTCGGCGACCGTTACCTCTTCGCCATCAGCCACGGGAACCTGGTGCAGTTCGGCGCTCCGCGCTGGACGAAGATCACCGGAAGCCCGGTCCCCGAGATCGACGCCGCGGCGGCGCGCGACCGCCTGAAGGCCTACATGGGGATCACCGCTCACGACACCGTGAAGGTGCTCGAGAGCGGCGCGCTCCAGATGCTCCCCGTCCGCGTCGGTGAAGGCGCCGGCGCGGTCCCCGGCCCGTACAACGGGACCGTCGGCGCCGGGTACCAGTCGCGCCTGATCTGGCGCGTCGGCCTCGAGATCGTGAACGAGCCGGGACAGTGGATCGGCCTGGTCGACGCGAGCGACGGCGCCATCGTCGCCTTCTTCGACGACAACGAGTACGCCCAGGTCAAGGGCGGCGTTTTCCCGGTCTCGAACGACGGGAACGCGCCGGACGGGATCGAGAAGCCGGCGTACCCGATGCCGTTCGCCGACATCGCGATCGGCGCGAGCAACAACATCACGAACAGCATGGGCTCGTTCACCTGCTCCCCGGGCGGCTCGAACGCCACGACGCACCTGGCGGGACAGTACGTGAGGGTCAACGATACCTGCGGCCCGATTTCGCAATCGGTCTCCTGCGACGCCGACCTCGACCTCGGCGTCAGCGCCGGCACCGACTGCACGGTGCCCCCGGGCGGCAGCCCGGGCGACACGCACGCCGCCCGCAGCTCGTTCTACCATCTGAACCGGATCTCCGAGCACGCGCGCCCGTGGCTTCCGAACAACACCTGGCTCACGCAACAGCTCACCGACAACGTCAACCTGAACCAGACCTGCAACGCCTACTGGAACGGCAGCACCGTCAACTTCTTCAAGTCCGGCGGCGGCTGCGCGAACACCGGCGAGATCGCCGGCGTGTTCCTCCACGAGTGGGGGCACGGCTTGGATCAGAACGACGGCGGCGGCACTGACAACCCGGGCGAGGCGTACGGCGACATCACCGCCCTCATGTCCACGCACGTCTCGTGCGTCGGGCGCGGCTTCTTCCAGAGCGGGAACTGCAGCGGCTACGGCGACGCCTGCTTGAATTGCACCGGCATCCGCGACCAGGACTGGGACATGCACGCCAGCCACACCCCGGCGACACCCCAGGGATTCCTCACGAACAATTGCGGCGGCGGCGGCGGCCCGTGCGGCAAGGAAGTCCACTGCGAGGGCTACGTCAGCGCCGAGACGCTGTGGGACCTCGCGACCCGCGACCTCCCGGCGTCCGGGCTCGACACCGCCTCGTCGTGGCAGCTCGCCGACAAGCTCTGGTACAAGTCGCGCAATGGATCGGGAGGCAACGCCTACACCTGCGCCCTCCCCAATTCCGACGGGTGCGCCTCGACGAGCTGGTTCTCGAAGATCCGCGTCCAGGACGACGACGACGGCAACCTCTCGAACGGCACGCCGCACGCCGCCGCGATCTTCGCGGCATTCAACCGGCACCACATCGCCTGCGGCAACGCCGGCGACGCCTCGAACCAGAGCTCCTCGAGCTGTCCTTCGATCGCGGCACCGGTCCTGACGACGACCGCCGGATCGTCCTCGGCGAGCCTGTCGTGGACGCCGGTCGCGAACGCGGCGACGTATCGCATCCTCCGCAACGACGCCGGCTGCGACGCGGGCTCCGCGATCATCGCGACGGTGAACGCGCCGACGACGACCTACACGGACTCGGGGCTCGCGAACGGCTTCACGGAGTACTACCACGTCCAGGCGGTGGGAACGAACACCAACTGCGACGGCGTGCTCTCGGACTGCTCGAACGTGGCGCCGCAGCCGTTCGCCGGAACGGTGAAGCTCGACGCCGGCGCCTACAACTGCGCCAGCCTGATCACGGTCACGGTGACCGACGCGAACATCGGATCGACGACCACGACCGTCAAGATCACGTCGAACGCCGAGCCTCTGGGCGAAACGGTCACGCTGACCCAGGTGAACGGCTCGGCGAACTACCTCGGGACGATCTCGACCACCTCGTCTCCCGCCGGCGCCGACGGTCTGCTCTCCGTCGCCGACGGCAACACGATCACCGCGACGTACATCGACGCCGACGACGGCCAGGGAGGGACCAACCTCACCCGCACCGCGACCGCCGGCGCCGACTGCCTGGCCCCGCTCATCTCGAACGTCCAGGCGACGAGCATCACCGGGACCGGGGCGCGGATCACGTGGAGCACGAACGAGAGCTCGAACAGCGTCGTCCACTACGGGCCGTCGGCGCCTCCCGGAGGGACGGCGTTCAACGCGAGCCCGGCGGTCAATCACACCGTCGACCTGAACGGGCTGGCGGAATGCACGCCCTACCTCTTCTCGGTGCAGTCCTCGGACGCCGTCGCCAACCTGGCGGTCGACGACAACGGCGGGTCGTACTACCCCTTCACGACCGTGAAGAACGTCCAGCCGAGCTATCCCTACAACGGTTTGCCCGTCTCGATCCCCGACAACAATCCCATCGGCGCCACGGCGTCGATCATCATTCCCGACAGCAAGCAGATCGTCGACCTGAACGTCACCGTCGACAACCTCACGCACACGTCCGACGGCGAGCTGACGCTGCACATCATCGGCCCCGACAACACCGACGTCGTGCTGTCCGCCGGCCACGGCGGCTCGGGCCACAACTACACCGCCACCACCTTCGACGACGCCGCGGTGATCCCGATCTCGTCGGGGTCGGCTCCGTTCACCGGAACGTTCCGGCCCGATCAACCACTCTCGGCGTTCAACGGCAAGAACGCGGCCGGCACGTGGAAGTTCTTCGTCGTCGACAGCGGGTCGGGCGACATCGGCACCATCAACGCCGTGACGCTGACCTTCACGTTCCCCGCCGCGGCCTGCGGCCCGCACGCGGCGTACCGCACCCACGGGGTCGTCGGGGACGCGTGCCCGGCCGGCGGCGCTCCCGGCAACTCGATCTGGGAGGCCGGCGAGACGGTCAACTTCAAGGTCAACCTTCAGAACGACGGCTCGACCACGCTCACCGGCGTGACGGCGACGGTGGTGCCGCTCACCGCCGGCGTCGCCATGACCGATCCGAGCGCGAGCTACCCGTCGATGGGCCCGAATACGAACGCGGATTCGATCGCGCCCCACTTCACGGCGAAGCTGTCCACGGCGATCATTTGCGGCACGACGATCACGTTCCGGCTCGACGTCACGGCCAACGAGGGCTCCTGGAGCAGCACCTTCATCCAGACCGTCGGCCAGCCGTATCCGCCGAGCACCGGGACGGCGCTGAGCGAGGCGTTCGCCTCCGGCATCCCGAACACCTGGACCGTCGTCGACGGGGGCCGGGGCGGCGGCGCCGCCGCGACCTGGACGACGGCCAATCCGGGCGGACGAAGCATCGTCAGCCCGATGGCGGCACCGGTGCCGATCGTCGATAGCGGCTTCGCCGGCGGCGGCTCGAGCCAGGACGAGCAGCTCATCACTCCCAACATGGATCTCTCGCTGACCACCTCGGTCACCTTGGTATTCGACGAGCACTTCCATGTGACGAGCGGCCAAGACAATTCGATCGGCGACGTCGACGTCCAGTCGTCGAAGACCGGCGGGGCGTGGGTCAACGTGCTGCGGCACCAGGGCGGGTCCACCCCGAACCCCGCCCACCAGTCGTTCGACATCACTTCCCAAGCGGCGGGGGCGACGAACGTCAAGGTGCGCTTCCACTACTGGCAGGGGAAGAGCGACGGCTGGTGGCAGGTGGACAACGTTCAAGTCAACACCGTCTCCACGGGCGGCTGCAACCAGGTCGTCTGCCCGGGCGGGCCGACCTCGGTGAAGCCGGTGCCCGACGGCGCGTTCGGCGCCGGGATGACGGCCACTCGCAGCGCTGCAGACGGCTCGCAGATCGGACTCGCGTGGGATGTGTCGACGTGCGTGTCCACCGGCTATCACGTCCTTTACGGCGACCTCGCGGCCGTCGCGTCGTCGACGGTTTCCGGGTCGGTCTGCGGACTCGGCGCGTCGGGATCGTACGCGTGGACGTCGGTCCCAGGCAGCAACCTGTGGTTCGTCGTCGCCGCCGACGACGGCACGGCCACCGAAGGAAGCTGGGGCACGACCAGCTCGGGCGAGCGCGGCGGCACGTCGGCATCGGGCCAGTGCGGCATGAGCACGCGGAACAATTCGGGGAGCTGTCCGTAG
- a CDS encoding DUF4388 domain-containing protein, translating into MSPTRSEGFEGDLEALSVVDIVQTLSLGGKTARVLVSSSLRRGEIWIQDGAVTHAAAGRLLGDLAVYSLIEVVSGHFAVEYGVSTETRSITQDTTYLVLEGLRRVDERSCNATPASDTEVPPVLEADVRRVRSRRRAVGMLAFGIGVSAIAAACLHDWRGPTQIDAVAAVAAAAPATPPTITPQNPAPQRSMKRSGPSHPAKPQPVSAVPLPLVAPESPADEEPVPFETGVAPSPAIEAPAAQMGSVDEPPRLLVAGKSGADGGTLTVVVDGKPAYTHAQLDKSKPFQASIVLTPGEHVIVARLENGAIAGVHEASTRSVFAKGESQVLRITANRAFGTPVKVKLDRLPPRG; encoded by the coding sequence ATGAGCCCGACCCGCTCCGAAGGGTTCGAGGGGGATCTCGAAGCGCTCAGCGTCGTCGACATCGTGCAGACCCTGTCGCTCGGAGGGAAGACGGCGCGGGTTCTCGTGAGCTCGAGCCTGCGTCGCGGCGAGATCTGGATTCAGGACGGCGCGGTCACTCATGCCGCGGCCGGACGGTTGCTCGGGGACCTCGCGGTCTATTCCTTGATCGAGGTGGTCTCGGGACACTTTGCGGTCGAGTACGGCGTGAGCACGGAGACGCGGTCGATCACCCAGGACACGACTTACCTCGTGCTCGAAGGGTTGCGTCGGGTCGATGAAAGATCATGCAACGCGACTCCGGCGTCCGACACCGAGGTCCCGCCCGTGCTCGAAGCCGACGTTCGTCGCGTGCGGTCGCGCCGCCGGGCCGTCGGCATGCTCGCGTTCGGGATCGGCGTGAGCGCGATCGCCGCCGCGTGTCTCCATGACTGGCGGGGGCCGACACAGATCGACGCCGTGGCGGCGGTCGCCGCGGCCGCTCCGGCAACGCCCCCAACGATCACGCCCCAAAATCCAGCACCGCAACGATCGATGAAGCGATCCGGCCCCTCGCACCCCGCGAAGCCGCAACCCGTTAGCGCCGTCCCGTTGCCTCTGGTCGCCCCGGAGTCTCCCGCGGATGAAGAGCCGGTGCCGTTCGAGACCGGCGTGGCGCCGTCGCCGGCGATCGAGGCTCCCGCGGCTCAAATGGGCTCGGTCGACGAGCCGCCCCGCCTGCTCGTCGCGGGGAAGAGCGGAGCCGACGGAGGCACCCTGACGGTGGTGGTCGACGGGAAGCCGGCTTACACCCACGCGCAGCTCGACAAGAGCAAGCCGTTCCAGGCGTCGATCGTGCTCACTCCCGGTGAGCATGTCATCGTGGCTCGGCTCGAGAACGGCGCGATCGCCGGCGTCCACGAAGCGTCCACGCGGAGCGTCTTCGCCAAAGGCGAAAGCCAGGTGCTGCGCATCACCGCCAATCGGGCGTTCGGAACCCCGGTCAAGGTGAAGCTGGACCGCCTCCCGCCGCGCGGTTAA
- a CDS encoding DUF2252 family protein codes for MTIIDATSDYERWAARRVPLIDADLKAKHRAMRADAFSFLRATYYRWAQIWRELAADLAKMPAVLSVGDLHVENFGTWRDAEGRLVWGINDFDEADELPFTNDLIRLSVSAVIAIEQKALPLHDGDAVALILDGYREGIRSGGMPFVLEERHRSLREIASSRLKAAGTFWGKLVDHPASDRPPRPARRLLERLMPPQAKPVKLIHRSAGLGSLGRRRYTAIGELSGGLVAREVKELLPPASRWADKDRSGRILYSEMLDAAVRCPDPFLLHRGDWVGRRLSPSNRRIELESLRKTPEMDEVLRCMGLEAANAHLGGRNRKRLRKAVGAIRKSTLVAAVRRLRKAVARDHEDWKSG; via the coding sequence ATGACCATCATCGACGCGACATCCGACTACGAGCGCTGGGCGGCACGCCGCGTCCCCTTGATCGACGCGGACCTCAAGGCGAAGCACCGGGCGATGAGAGCCGACGCGTTCTCTTTTCTTCGCGCCACCTACTACCGGTGGGCACAGATCTGGAGGGAGCTCGCCGCGGATCTCGCCAAGATGCCCGCGGTTCTTTCGGTCGGCGACCTTCACGTCGAGAACTTCGGAACGTGGCGCGACGCCGAGGGCCGGCTCGTCTGGGGGATCAACGACTTCGACGAAGCCGACGAGCTCCCGTTCACGAACGACCTCATCCGCCTCTCGGTCAGCGCCGTGATCGCGATCGAGCAGAAGGCGTTGCCGCTGCACGACGGCGATGCGGTCGCGCTGATCCTCGACGGCTATCGCGAAGGGATCAGGTCCGGCGGCATGCCGTTCGTCCTCGAAGAGCGCCACCGGTCGCTGCGGGAGATCGCTTCCAGTCGTCTCAAGGCCGCCGGGACCTTCTGGGGAAAGCTCGTCGATCATCCGGCATCCGATCGGCCACCGCGCCCGGCCCGGCGACTGCTGGAGCGCTTGATGCCGCCGCAGGCGAAGCCGGTCAAGCTGATCCACCGTTCCGCCGGACTGGGGAGCCTGGGCCGCCGGCGCTATACGGCCATCGGAGAGCTCTCGGGCGGACTCGTCGCTCGCGAGGTGAAGGAGCTGTTGCCGCCGGCGTCGCGGTGGGCGGACAAGGACAGATCCGGGCGGATCCTTTATTCCGAAATGCTCGACGCAGCGGTCCGCTGCCCGGATCCGTTCCTCCTGCATCGCGGCGACTGGGTCGGCCGCCGCCTCTCGCCGTCCAACCGACGGATCGAGCTCGAATCTCTCCGGAAAACACCCGAGATGGACGAGGTGCTGCGGTGCATGGGGCTCGAGGCCGCGAACGCGCATCTCGGCGGACGCAATCGGAAGCGGCTACGGAAGGCCGTGGGAGCGATCCGGAAATCGACGTTGGTCGCGGCGGTCCGGCGATTGCGAAAGGCCGTCGCGCGCGACCACGAGGATTGGAAGTCCGGCTAG